A region of Ornithodoros turicata isolate Travis chromosome 5, ASM3712646v1, whole genome shotgun sequence DNA encodes the following proteins:
- the LOC135395910 gene encoding uncharacterized protein LOC135395910: MLENNQPRIAMFTDGSTTKSGSAAAYVVLQHSKEGIVRLSHRACSTTAELVAIHLAVRYIAMHARPAHWIVYSDSKAGLEAMLAFLGNSWTASTVKEILTEYKRCTDLGHDVIFQWILGHIGIRGNETEDEIAGIAHLASTKYVVMYTGSDIKLLLRSMTGDMCKRKWLQGDGGSSLLRRIDPELKFSIPPSTARSIETFLHCVRLNVPYGRHFLHMVGKADSPDCPVCGMEENTEHIFIECKRHQSQRKTLLAALTRLDNRAFSIEKVLGTWDDNQRDAALKALVGFISSRSLDAEY; encoded by the coding sequence ATGTTAGAGAACAACCAACCAAGAATTGCTATGTTCACCGATGGCTCCACGACGAAATCCGGATCTGCAGCGGCATACGTGGTGCTGCAGCACTCCAAGGAGGGCATAGTTCGGTTATCCCATAGGGCCTGTTCCACGACAGCGGAACTGGTAGCTATACACCTTGCCGTGAGATACATAGCCATGCACGCGCGACCTGCGCACTGGATTGTTTACAGCGACTCAAAAGCTGGTCTGGAGGCCATGTTGGCTTTCTTGGGGAACAGTTGGACAGCTTCAACGGTGAAGGAGATCCTAACGGAATACAAGAGATGTACGGACCTGGGACATGACGTTATCTTCCAATGGATCCTGGGGCACATTGGCATCCGCGGTAACGAAACTGAAGACGAGATAGCTGGAATTGCACACCTGGCTTCCACCAAGTACGTCGTGATGTATACAGGGTCGGACATCAAACTTCTACTAAGGTCCATGACAGGCGACATGTGCAAACGCAAATGGCTACAAGGTGATGGTGGGTCATCTCTTCTCAGAAGAATAGACCCGGAACTAAAATTCAGCATCCCTCCCTCGACTGCCAGAAGTATCGAAACATTTCTACATTGTGTGCGCTTGAACGTCCCGTATGGGCGGCATTTCCTGCATATGGTGGGCAAGGCGGATTCCCCGGACTGCCCAGTGTGTGGGATGGAAGAAAATACTGAACATATTTTTATAGAGTGCAAAAGACATCAGTCCCAACGCAAGACATTGCTGGCCGCACTAACTCGTCTGGACAACAGAGCTTTCTCCATAGAGAAGGTCTTGGGGACTTGGGACGACAACCAGAGAGACGCCGCACTCAAGGCTCTCGTAGGCTTCATCTCAAGTCGTTCTCTTGATGCTGAGTACTAA